A part of Plasmodium coatneyi strain Hackeri chromosome 8, complete sequence genomic DNA contains:
- a CDS encoding Der1-like protein, whose amino-acid sequence MGAPTRTNQRALFYMQRRMHMNMPKVNTLKRMDMPTIRKSVEVSKKKNLKSRTLWRNYLYVVILKLYNNQVSNYVDLMIILKLLSKQISLEKKVLNFICEKLENHLYRLTIRELSLLMLVLRKHKFDNLYFLNLLAKSILIKMNKNLSYKDLALITFSLSRSISLTEKVYTNEIFHLSVVKIHNDLKSLNFHSLTLFFYSYSLYFLHHFEHFNSFFYMTKNFIQVIKKNIYLLNPTDLMFTFLSAVHICGALNNGKRNVQCERVRLSSGGEIPHTNAVLRKGGSTNNHALTNYSVTHDRTTFVPSKTTPGGKITTGSVPTQALHQTNYTNAKTEQQDGPACEETLSNFLTQVRHAIVEKLKCFKVEEVTNVLFACLDRDFTINKRYFPFLQKDRIHIEDYLHVYVKKGQTWEEEQGEQHAGRGELTHCLVDSVAEDSSNVFPHPTNYIIRVSQDTHQEESFLNALSEEIIYRNEFLTARQILLLLYALRRTNTPFVQLEKILLKRLVCLEKELTISQVMFVYQYLYFRTCLFNELRRYAPKVYKQDRQKKEVFLLCDGDRSTRETDERANQPADQPTLPSERSRDKDNQVYYLHDDTSHLKKRRKRDKTKIFLYDNFIFKYPAEVSIEGEEVTNLQEKKIIKKFISVNRRGDTLAEVNGLSVTHDRDEVPTGEAEYQVTCYNFYLDVYKIVCLKMVNSLKNEKLTTHTIMHILEIFKKLNIRDYRIIRHLYKMEKDILFLDNSSLEKVLKILLKFNLYNMMHYLGVHRILQFINFNSVDECVSILGHLGMLSTRRKTDQAFANFPNACTENAVNYILKNLTDLSNTHELEKLQITPLYNSLPLKYFKLFKNVRSVRGLAQLFFQQSGQKKNHLAWSGENGQKKASNFVLHCVDDVNLGEVSLGSLSCGSATPLTNCLHEYRDLQEEIFQELHTIFPCTIEVYKNVNVSNYTFPLAINLLTLGGGAPNTANQASAIDSANAIDSAKTHSLGSQGRTDGPKRTQELDRRNTLLVDILYGHDFYYSLTGTKEQQLKKHNIYVAYYGMHAKKANKKMVNYKKHVILKCVKKIGYNFICIDAKRYVKNKKKNRDNHLNKGYLTSLILDLIKRKKRIPLGINRRVSGKNSSGTSSQRRRRRSLLREKRRTSSIEGVVSHVGTNKHLSKMHAEGEKTIFPGTNHLDKLRHMFQLG is encoded by the coding sequence ATGGGCGCCCCGACGAGGACCAATCAGCGGGCCCTGTTCTACATGCAGAGGAGGATGCACATGAACATGCCAAAAGTCAACACCCTGAAGCGCATGGATATGCCCACTATCCGCAAAAGTGTAGAggtgagcaaaaaaaaaaacctaaaGTCTAGAACTCTCTGGAGGAATTACCTCTACGTGGTTATCCTAAAACTTTACAACAACCAAGTCAGCAATTATGTGGACCTTAtgattattttaaaattgctaAGCAAGCAAATTTccctggaaaaaaaagtactgaATTTTATTTGCGAAAAACTGGAGAATCACCTGTACAGACTAACCATAAGGGAGTTAAGTCTCCTAATGTTGGTACTCAGAAAACACAAGTTCGACAATCTATACTTCCTAAACTTGCTAGCCAAGTCTAtactaataaaaatgaataaaaatttgtcctACAAAGACTTGGCGTTGATCACCTTCAGTTTGTCGAGAAGCATTTCCCTCACAGAGAAGGTCTACACGAATGAGATTTTCCACTTAAGTGTTGTAAAAATACACAACGATTTGAAGAGTCTAAATTTTCACTCCCTTACTTTATTCTTCTACTCCTACagtctttattttctccacCACTTTGAACActtcaattcttttttttacatgacCAAGAATTTTATCCAagtgattaaaaaaaatatatatctcCTCAACCCCACCGATTTGATGTTTACCTTTTTGTCTGCCGTTCATATTTGCGGCGCGCTCAATAACGGTAAAAGAAATGTCCAATGTGAGAGGGTGAGGCTTTCCTCAGGTGGGGAAATACCACATACTAATGCAGTCCTGCGTAAAGGAGGGTCTACAAATAATCACGCATTGACTAACTACAGTGTTACCCACGATCGGACAACCTTTGTACCGTCGAAGACAACTCCCGGGGGAAAAATTACCACAGGGAGTGTTCCAACGCAGGCGCTTCATCAAACAAATTATACCAATGCAAAAACGGAGCAACAGGATGGGCCAGCCTGTGAGGAGACACTCTCCAATTTTCTAACCCAAGTGAGACACGCAATTGTAGAAAAACTAAAATGCTtcaaagtggaagaagtCACAAATGTCCTGTTCGCCTGCTTAGATAGGGACTTCACAATTAACAAGAGgtacttcccatttttgcaaaaggatAGAATACACATTGAGGATTACCTCCATGTGTACGTCAAAAAGGGCCAGACGTGGGAAGAGGAACAAGGGGAGCAGCATGCTGGAAGGGGAGAACTCACCCATTGTCTCGTTGATTCCGTTGCGGAAGACTCCTCTAACGTTTTTCCCCACCCGACCAACTACATCATCCGAGTTAGCCAGGACACTCACCAGGAGGAATCCTTCCTTAACGCACTGTCCGAGGAAATAATTTACCGTAACGAATTCCTAACCGCGCGGCAAATACTTTTACTACTATACGCTTTAAGAAGAACGAACACCCCATTTGTACAGCTGGAGAAAATTCTGTTGAAGAGACTGGTCTGTCTGGAAAAGGAACTAACGATCAGCCAAGTCATGTTCGTCTACCAGTACCTCTACTTCAGGACGTGCCTGTTCAATGAATTAAGGAGGTATGCCCCAAAAGTGTATAAACAGGacaggcaaaaaaaggaggtgttTCTCCTATGCGATGGTGACAGATCAACCAGGGAAACCGACGAACGGGCAAACCAACCGGCAGACCAACCTACCCTGCCAAGTGAACGCAGCAGGGACAAGGACAACCAGGTGTACTACCTCCACGATGATACATCCCActtgaagaaaaggagaaaaagggacAAGACAAAAATCTTCCTCTatgataattttatttttaagtaCCCCGCAGAGGTTAGTatagaaggggaagaagtcaCAAatttgcaggaaaaaaaaataataaaaaaattcattagtGTTAACAGAAGGGGAGACACCTTAGCGGAAGTAAATGGTTTATCCGTAACGCATGACAGGGATGAGGTACCCACTGGAGAGGCCGAGTACCAAGTCACGTGTTACAATTTCTACCTGGATGTGTACAAAATCGTCTGCCTAAAAATGGTAAATTctctaaaaaatgaaaaactaaCCACACACACGATcatgcacattttggaaattttcaaaaagtTAAACATAAGGGATTATAGAATTATTAGACACTtgtacaaaatggagaaggacattttatttttggataATAGCAGCCTGGAAAAGGTGTTAAAAATCCTTCTCAAATTTAACCTCTATAATATGATGCATTATTTGGGGGTGCATAGAATTCTGCAGTTTATTAACTTCAACTCGGTGGATGAATGCGTGTCCATTTTGGGTCACCTTGGTATGCTGTCCACCCGGAGGAAGACGGATCAAGCATTCGCCAATTTTCCCAACGCATGCACTGAAAATGCCGtcaattatattttaaaaaatttaacagaCTTGTCCAATACCCATGAGTTGGAGAAGCTTCAGATAACGCCCCTGTACAATTCGTTACCGTTGAAGTATTTCAAGTTGTTCAAAAATGTGCGCTCTGTGAGAGGCTTAgctcaacttttttttcaacaaagtgggcagaaaaaaaatcaccttgCTTGGTCAGGtgaaaatggacaaaaaaaggcaagCAATTTTGTGTTGCATTGTGTGGATGACGTCAACCTGGGGGAAGTGTCGCTCGGGTCACTCTCCTGCGGAAGTGCCACGCCTCTGACGAATTGCCTCCACGAGTACAGAGATCTCCAGGAGGAAATATTTCAAGAACTGCACACAATTTTTCCATGCACGATTGAAGTTTATAAAAACGTGAACGTGTCGAATTACACATTTCCGCTGGCTATTAATTTGCTAACGCTGGGGGGTGGAGCGCCTAACACGGCTAACCAGGCCAGCGCAATTGACTCGGCTAACGCGATTGACTCGGCAAAGACACACTCCCTTGGAAGTCAAGGCCGAACCGATGGACCCAAGCGCACACAAGAATTGGACAGGAGAAATACCCTCCTTGTGGACATCCTTTACGGCCACGACTTTTACTACTCCCTCACTGGAACCAAAGAACAACAGCTGAAGAAGCACAACATTTACGTGGCCTACTATGGCATGCATGCgaaaaaggcaaataaaaaaatggttaattATAAAAAGCACGTCATATTAAAGtgcgttaaaaaaattgggtaCAATTTCATCTGCATTGATGCGAAAAGGTAtgtgaaaaacaaaaaaaaaaacagagacAATCACCTGAACAAAGGTTACCTCACTAGTTTGATCCTCGACCTgattaaaaggaagaaaagaattccCCTGGGTATAAATAGAAGGGTTAGTGGAAAAAACAGCTCAGGTACATCGTCACAACGGCGAAGGAGAAGGTCACTTTTGCGAGAGAAAAGGCGCACGTCCAGCATTGAAGGGGTGGTTTCCCATGTtggaacaaacaaacaccTAAGCAAAATGCACGCTGAGGGAGAAAAGACGATCTTCCCCGGGACCAACCACCTGGACAAGTTGCGGCATATGTTCCAGCTTGGGTAA
- a CDS encoding Serine/threonine-protein phosphatase yields MTRGEEKKWIEQLRMNPPKLLDENDLRLVCQRVKEILVEENNVQAITPPVIICGDIHGQFFDLLELFDVGGDIMNNDYIFLGDYVDRGYNSVETFEYLLLLKLLFPKNITLLRGNHESRQITTVYGFYDECFKKYGNANAWKYCTDIFDYLTLAALVDNQIFCVHGGLSPEIKLIDQLRLINRVQEIPHEGAFGDIMWSDPDEVEDWVANPRGAGWLFGPKVTKKFNYINNLELIARAHQLAMEGYRYMFDDSTIVTVWSAPNYCYRCGNVAAIMRIDENMNRQMLIFKDTPDSRNSIKNKATIPYFL; encoded by the coding sequence ATGACAagaggagaggaaaaaaaatggattgaACAACTGCGCATGAATCCACCCAAGTTGCTGGACGAGAATGACTTAAGACTAGTCTGCCAAAGAGTGAAGGAAATCCTagtggaggaaaataatgTACAGGCAATCACCCCCCCAGTTATAATTTGTGGAGATATACATGGACAATTCTTCGACCTTTTAGAATTATTTGATGTAGGAGGAGACATCATGAATAACGACTACATATTTTTGGGCGACTATGTAGACAGGGGGTACAACAGTGTAGAGACATTTGAGTACCTATTGTTATTGAAGCTGTTGTtcccaaaaaatataactcTCTTAAGAGGGAACCACGAAAGTAGACAGATAACAACAGTGTATGGGTTCTACGATGAATGTTTCAAAAAGTATGGTAATGCAAATGCATGGAAATATTGCACCGATATTTTTGATTATTTAACATTAGCAGCTCTGGTGGACAAccaaattttttgtgtacatggAGGATTGTCTCCTGAGATAAAGCTAATAGATCAGTTACGGTTAATAAATCGTGTGCAGGAAATTCCACACGAAGGTGCTTTTGGTGATATTATGTGGTCAGACCCTGATGAAGTGGAAGACTGGGTTGCCAATCCTCGGGGCGCTGGTTGGCTCTTTGGTCCTAAGGTTACCAAAAAGTTTAATTACATTAACAATTTGGAACTAATTGCTAGGGCACACCAGCTAGCTATGGAAGGCTATCGGTATATGTTTGATGATTCCACCATCGTCACCGTGTGGTCTGCTCCCAATTACTGTTACCGCTGCGGAAATGTCGCCGCAATTATGCGCATAGacgaaaatatgaacagacAGATGCTCATATTTAAGGACACACCTGACTCCCGCAATTCGATTAAGAACAAGGCCACCATTCCGTACTTCTTATAG
- a CDS encoding Derlin, translating to MFLLRRLLASLCVIIVSVRHQHTRVVWSNKFAANVLNSGTRVGEPPWGTTRKNGLFKTEKKKNATSQHCYYFTKEKNKIAKKKKKKFSLNYSGNPKTATRGTKIRRHYPLLFISPSSTSLNEITESVKALFNLDYIENSYFYSYIKSFKRTPPLTKLYLLCTFILSICMHVNKNIYKLIVFDFGKVFYEGQVWRLITPYFYIGNLYLQYFLMFNYLHIYMSSVEIAHYKNPEDLVTFLTFGYLSNLLFTIIGSMYNENVLNLQGYVNKLRRVILSGGKSSTPTKTDTTDVRISKEQYNHLGYVFSTYILYYWSRINEGTLINCFELFLIKAEYVPFFFIVQNILLYNEFSLFEVASILSSYFFFTYEKNLQLNFVRRFNLAILKALGLYPMYEAYKEEYE from the coding sequence ATGTTTTTGCTGCGCAGGTTGCTCGCCTCTTTATGCGTAATAATCGTGAGTGTGAGGCATCAGCACACGAGGGTTGTTTGGTCGAACAAGTTTGCGGCGAACGTGCTGAACAGCGGCACACGTGTAGGGGAACCACCCTGGGGAACGACAAGGAAAAATGGCCTCTTCAAAactgagaagaagaaaaacgcgACATCACAACATTGTTACTACTTCActaaggagaaaaacaaaatagcaaaaaaaaaaaaaaaaaaattttccctgaATTATTCTGGAAACCCCAAAACAGCAACAAGGGGgacaaaaataagaagacattatcccctcctttttatatccCCCTCCTCAACGTCATTAAACGAGATTACTGAAAGTGTGAAGGCTCTGTTCAACTTAGATTACATAGAAAATAGCTACTTCTATTCGTATATCAAGTCGTTTAAGAGGACCCCCCCGTTAACGAAACTTTACCTTCTTTGCACCTTCATCTTGAGCATATGCATGcatgtaaataaaaatatatacaagcTGATTGTGTTCGATTTTGGGAAGGTATTCTACGAGGGTCAAGTGTGGAGACTAATTACGCCCTATTTTTATATAGGCAATTTATACCTACAATATTTTCTCATGTTTAATTACCTACACATCTACATGTCTTCCGTCGAAATTGCACACTACAAGAACCCAGAAGATCTAGTAACATTCCTCACGTTTGGCTACCTGTCAAACCTACTCTTCACAATAATAGGAAGTATGTACAATGAGAACGTATTGAACCTTCAAGGGTATGTGAATAAACTTAGGAGAGTTATTTTATCAGGGGGTAAGAGTAGCACTCCCACCAAGACAGACACAACAGATGTGCGTATATCCAAAGAACAATACAACCACCTGGGTTATGTTTTCTCCACCTACATACTGTACTACTGGAGTCGGATCAACGAAGGTACCCTGATTAACTGCTTTGAGCTCTTCCTCATAAAGGCTGAGTATGtgccattcttttttattgtacagAATATTTTACTATACAATGAATTTTCTCTCTTCGAAGTTGCCTCCATTTTGTCCAgttactttttcttcacttatGAGAAGAACCTGCAGTTGAATTTCGTGCGGCGCTTCAACTTGGCTATCCTCAAAGCGTTGGGCCTCTACCCCATGTATGAGGCCTACAAGGAGGAGTATGAGTAG